From a region of the Anoplopoma fimbria isolate UVic2021 breed Golden Eagle Sablefish chromosome 16, Afim_UVic_2022, whole genome shotgun sequence genome:
- the arsh gene encoding arylsulfatase D isoform X3, producing MRSPMLANLLISLLLAAGRDVLGDKVDRKPNFVLMMVDDLGIGDVGCYGNDTIRTPNIDRLASEGVKLTQHIAAAPLCTPSRAAFMTGRYSLRSGLASTGNVQVLLFLGGSGGLPPSETTFAKRLQQEGYTTSLVGKWHLGVNCEQRGDHCHHPNQHGFSYFYGLPFTLFNDCVPGEGSDIMADLQKALRNLTMLLGVGLLSLIWNCIIMRNQDVIEQPITVETLPQRLLGEAQNFIKRNVDQPFLLFFSLAHIHTPLFKTQAFAGKSRHGRYGDNLEEVDWMIGQITETVDSLGLANNTLMYFTSDHGGHLEDADSIIGQKGGWNGIYKGGKAMGGWEGGIRVPGIFRWPGRLAAGRVVDEPTSLMDLYPTLKYLAKDTQPDRQSDGFNLMPLLEGKVERSEHEFMFHYCGIYLNAVRWHPPGSDSVFKVHFFTPNFSPPGAGGCYDTKICLCHGEHVTHHNPPLLYDLFHDPSESRALTPDTEPRHAEILEEITKAVERHRDSLTNMQVSDDTSSVQSQMTLDRILWRPWLQPCCGTFPFCGCKEDTTNI from the exons ATGAG GTCCCCCATGTTGGCAAATCTTCTTATCTCCCTGCTCCTGGCAGCAGGGAGAGATGTCCTAGGAGATAAAGTAGACAGGAAGCCCAACTTTGTTCTGATGATGGTGGACGACCTGGGCATCGGTGATGTAGGATGCTACGGTAATGACACCATCAG GACTCCTAACATAGACAGACTTGCTTCTGAAGGGGTAAAGTTGACTCAGCACATTGCAGCTGCTCCCCTGTGCACCCCGAGCCGGGCCGCTTTTATGACGGGGCGCTATTCACTCCGCTCAG GACTGGCAAGCACTGGTAACGTGCAGGTACTGCTGTTCCTTGGTGGTTCAGGTGGGCTGCCACCCAGTGAGACCACCTTTGCTAAGAGGCTCCAGCAAGAAGGATACACCACCAGCCTAGTGG gtaAGTGGCACTTGGGTGTGAACTGTGAACAGAGAGGGGACCACTGCCACCATCCGAACCAGCACGGCTTCAGCTACTTCTACGGCCTGCCGTTTACCCTGTTCAATGATTGTGTGCCCGGAGAGGGGAGTGATATCATGGCAGACCTCCAGAAAGCACTCAGAAATCTGACCATGTTGCTTGGAGTTGGACTTCTCTCACTG ATATGGAACTGCATCATCATGAGAAACCAAGACGTGATCGAACAGCCAATAACAGTGGAGACTTTACCCCAGAGGTTGCTGGGAGAAGCACAAAACTTTATAAAGAG GAATGTCGATCAAccattcctcctcttcttctcattGGCCCACATCCACACGCCGCTCTTCAAAACACAAGCCTTTGCCGGCAAAAGTCGCCATGGTCGCTACGGTGACAACCTAGAAGAAGTGGACTGGATGATAG GTCAAATTACAGAGACAGTGGACTCCCTCGGCCTTGCCAACAATACTCTGATGTATTTCACATCAGACCATGGTGGACACCTAGAGGATGCTGATTCCATAATCGGCCAGAAAGGAGGCTGGAACGGCATTTATAAAG GTGGGAAAGCTATGGGAGGCTGGGAGGGGGGGATCAGGGTGCCTGGTATTTTCCGCTGGCCTGGCAGACTGGCAGCTGGAAGAGTAGTGGATGAGCCCACTAGCCTCATGGACCTTTATCCAACACTGAAGTATTTGGCCAAGGACACACAACCTGACAG ACAATCAGATGGCTTTAACCTAATGCCACTGTTGGAAGGAAAGGTAGAGCGATCAGAGCATGAGTTCATGTTCCACTACTGTGGAATCTACCTGAATGCAGTACGCTGGCACCCACCTGGAA GTGACTCTGTCTTCAAGGTGCACTTTTTCACTCCTAACTTTTCTCCCCCGGGAGCCGGTGGCTGCTACGACACTAAGATCTGTCTATGTCACGGAGAACATGTGACGCACCACAACCCACCACTGCTGTACGACCTTTTCCACGATCCCTCAGAGTCCCGCGCACTGACCCCTGATACTGAGCCGCGACATGCTGAAATCCTTGAGGAGATCACTAAAGCTGTGGAGAGACATAGAGACTCCCTCACAAACATGCAGGTGTCTGATGATACTTCAAGCGTTCAAAGCCAGATGACGTTGGACAGGATCCTGTGGAGACCCTGGCTTCAGCCCTGCTGTGGGACTTTTCCCTTCTGCGGCTGCAAAGAGGACACAACAAATATTTAA
- the arsh gene encoding arylsulfatase D isoform X1, with protein sequence MRSPMLANLLISLLLAAGRDVLGDKVDRKPNFVLMMVDDLGIGDVGCYGNDTIRTPNIDRLASEGVKLTQHIAAAPLCTPSRAAFMTGRYSLRSGLASTGNVQVLLFLGGSGGLPPSETTFAKRLQQEGYTTSLVGKWHLGVNCEQRGDHCHHPNQHGFSYFYGLPFTLFNDCVPGEGSDIMADLQKALRNLTMLLGVGLLSLVCVRLCGLLEVSLWLLVALVFLSILAAAVWFIPFKRLQIWNCIIMRNQDVIEQPITVETLPQRLLGEAQNFIKRNVDQPFLLFFSLAHIHTPLFKTQAFAGKSRHGRYGDNLEEVDWMIGQITETVDSLGLANNTLMYFTSDHGGHLEDADSIIGQKGGWNGIYKGGKAMGGWEGGIRVPGIFRWPGRLAAGRVVDEPTSLMDLYPTLKYLAKDTQPDRQSDGFNLMPLLEGKVERSEHEFMFHYCGIYLNAVRWHPPGSDSVFKVHFFTPNFSPPGAGGCYDTKICLCHGEHVTHHNPPLLYDLFHDPSESRALTPDTEPRHAEILEEITKAVERHRDSLTNMQVSDDTSSVQSQMTLDRILWRPWLQPCCGTFPFCGCKEDTTNI encoded by the exons ATGAG GTCCCCCATGTTGGCAAATCTTCTTATCTCCCTGCTCCTGGCAGCAGGGAGAGATGTCCTAGGAGATAAAGTAGACAGGAAGCCCAACTTTGTTCTGATGATGGTGGACGACCTGGGCATCGGTGATGTAGGATGCTACGGTAATGACACCATCAG GACTCCTAACATAGACAGACTTGCTTCTGAAGGGGTAAAGTTGACTCAGCACATTGCAGCTGCTCCCCTGTGCACCCCGAGCCGGGCCGCTTTTATGACGGGGCGCTATTCACTCCGCTCAG GACTGGCAAGCACTGGTAACGTGCAGGTACTGCTGTTCCTTGGTGGTTCAGGTGGGCTGCCACCCAGTGAGACCACCTTTGCTAAGAGGCTCCAGCAAGAAGGATACACCACCAGCCTAGTGG gtaAGTGGCACTTGGGTGTGAACTGTGAACAGAGAGGGGACCACTGCCACCATCCGAACCAGCACGGCTTCAGCTACTTCTACGGCCTGCCGTTTACCCTGTTCAATGATTGTGTGCCCGGAGAGGGGAGTGATATCATGGCAGACCTCCAGAAAGCACTCAGAAATCTGACCATGTTGCTTGGAGTTGGACTTCTCTCACTG GTGTGTGTCCGTTTGTGTGGCCTCCTTGAAGTCAGCCTGTGGCTATTGGTAGCACTTGTTTTTCTCAGTATCCTAGCAGCCGCTGTGTGGTTTATACCCTTTAAACGCCTGCAGATATGGAACTGCATCATCATGAGAAACCAAGACGTGATCGAACAGCCAATAACAGTGGAGACTTTACCCCAGAGGTTGCTGGGAGAAGCACAAAACTTTATAAAGAG GAATGTCGATCAAccattcctcctcttcttctcattGGCCCACATCCACACGCCGCTCTTCAAAACACAAGCCTTTGCCGGCAAAAGTCGCCATGGTCGCTACGGTGACAACCTAGAAGAAGTGGACTGGATGATAG GTCAAATTACAGAGACAGTGGACTCCCTCGGCCTTGCCAACAATACTCTGATGTATTTCACATCAGACCATGGTGGACACCTAGAGGATGCTGATTCCATAATCGGCCAGAAAGGAGGCTGGAACGGCATTTATAAAG GTGGGAAAGCTATGGGAGGCTGGGAGGGGGGGATCAGGGTGCCTGGTATTTTCCGCTGGCCTGGCAGACTGGCAGCTGGAAGAGTAGTGGATGAGCCCACTAGCCTCATGGACCTTTATCCAACACTGAAGTATTTGGCCAAGGACACACAACCTGACAG ACAATCAGATGGCTTTAACCTAATGCCACTGTTGGAAGGAAAGGTAGAGCGATCAGAGCATGAGTTCATGTTCCACTACTGTGGAATCTACCTGAATGCAGTACGCTGGCACCCACCTGGAA GTGACTCTGTCTTCAAGGTGCACTTTTTCACTCCTAACTTTTCTCCCCCGGGAGCCGGTGGCTGCTACGACACTAAGATCTGTCTATGTCACGGAGAACATGTGACGCACCACAACCCACCACTGCTGTACGACCTTTTCCACGATCCCTCAGAGTCCCGCGCACTGACCCCTGATACTGAGCCGCGACATGCTGAAATCCTTGAGGAGATCACTAAAGCTGTGGAGAGACATAGAGACTCCCTCACAAACATGCAGGTGTCTGATGATACTTCAAGCGTTCAAAGCCAGATGACGTTGGACAGGATCCTGTGGAGACCCTGGCTTCAGCCCTGCTGTGGGACTTTTCCCTTCTGCGGCTGCAAAGAGGACACAACAAATATTTAA
- the arsh gene encoding arylsulfatase D isoform X2 yields the protein MLANLLISLLLAAGRDVLGDKVDRKPNFVLMMVDDLGIGDVGCYGNDTIRTPNIDRLASEGVKLTQHIAAAPLCTPSRAAFMTGRYSLRSGLASTGNVQVLLFLGGSGGLPPSETTFAKRLQQEGYTTSLVGKWHLGVNCEQRGDHCHHPNQHGFSYFYGLPFTLFNDCVPGEGSDIMADLQKALRNLTMLLGVGLLSLVCVRLCGLLEVSLWLLVALVFLSILAAAVWFIPFKRLQIWNCIIMRNQDVIEQPITVETLPQRLLGEAQNFIKRNVDQPFLLFFSLAHIHTPLFKTQAFAGKSRHGRYGDNLEEVDWMIGQITETVDSLGLANNTLMYFTSDHGGHLEDADSIIGQKGGWNGIYKGGKAMGGWEGGIRVPGIFRWPGRLAAGRVVDEPTSLMDLYPTLKYLAKDTQPDRQSDGFNLMPLLEGKVERSEHEFMFHYCGIYLNAVRWHPPGSDSVFKVHFFTPNFSPPGAGGCYDTKICLCHGEHVTHHNPPLLYDLFHDPSESRALTPDTEPRHAEILEEITKAVERHRDSLTNMQVSDDTSSVQSQMTLDRILWRPWLQPCCGTFPFCGCKEDTTNI from the exons ATGTTGGCAAATCTTCTTATCTCCCTGCTCCTGGCAGCAGGGAGAGATGTCCTAGGAGATAAAGTAGACAGGAAGCCCAACTTTGTTCTGATGATGGTGGACGACCTGGGCATCGGTGATGTAGGATGCTACGGTAATGACACCATCAG GACTCCTAACATAGACAGACTTGCTTCTGAAGGGGTAAAGTTGACTCAGCACATTGCAGCTGCTCCCCTGTGCACCCCGAGCCGGGCCGCTTTTATGACGGGGCGCTATTCACTCCGCTCAG GACTGGCAAGCACTGGTAACGTGCAGGTACTGCTGTTCCTTGGTGGTTCAGGTGGGCTGCCACCCAGTGAGACCACCTTTGCTAAGAGGCTCCAGCAAGAAGGATACACCACCAGCCTAGTGG gtaAGTGGCACTTGGGTGTGAACTGTGAACAGAGAGGGGACCACTGCCACCATCCGAACCAGCACGGCTTCAGCTACTTCTACGGCCTGCCGTTTACCCTGTTCAATGATTGTGTGCCCGGAGAGGGGAGTGATATCATGGCAGACCTCCAGAAAGCACTCAGAAATCTGACCATGTTGCTTGGAGTTGGACTTCTCTCACTG GTGTGTGTCCGTTTGTGTGGCCTCCTTGAAGTCAGCCTGTGGCTATTGGTAGCACTTGTTTTTCTCAGTATCCTAGCAGCCGCTGTGTGGTTTATACCCTTTAAACGCCTGCAGATATGGAACTGCATCATCATGAGAAACCAAGACGTGATCGAACAGCCAATAACAGTGGAGACTTTACCCCAGAGGTTGCTGGGAGAAGCACAAAACTTTATAAAGAG GAATGTCGATCAAccattcctcctcttcttctcattGGCCCACATCCACACGCCGCTCTTCAAAACACAAGCCTTTGCCGGCAAAAGTCGCCATGGTCGCTACGGTGACAACCTAGAAGAAGTGGACTGGATGATAG GTCAAATTACAGAGACAGTGGACTCCCTCGGCCTTGCCAACAATACTCTGATGTATTTCACATCAGACCATGGTGGACACCTAGAGGATGCTGATTCCATAATCGGCCAGAAAGGAGGCTGGAACGGCATTTATAAAG GTGGGAAAGCTATGGGAGGCTGGGAGGGGGGGATCAGGGTGCCTGGTATTTTCCGCTGGCCTGGCAGACTGGCAGCTGGAAGAGTAGTGGATGAGCCCACTAGCCTCATGGACCTTTATCCAACACTGAAGTATTTGGCCAAGGACACACAACCTGACAG ACAATCAGATGGCTTTAACCTAATGCCACTGTTGGAAGGAAAGGTAGAGCGATCAGAGCATGAGTTCATGTTCCACTACTGTGGAATCTACCTGAATGCAGTACGCTGGCACCCACCTGGAA GTGACTCTGTCTTCAAGGTGCACTTTTTCACTCCTAACTTTTCTCCCCCGGGAGCCGGTGGCTGCTACGACACTAAGATCTGTCTATGTCACGGAGAACATGTGACGCACCACAACCCACCACTGCTGTACGACCTTTTCCACGATCCCTCAGAGTCCCGCGCACTGACCCCTGATACTGAGCCGCGACATGCTGAAATCCTTGAGGAGATCACTAAAGCTGTGGAGAGACATAGAGACTCCCTCACAAACATGCAGGTGTCTGATGATACTTCAAGCGTTCAAAGCCAGATGACGTTGGACAGGATCCTGTGGAGACCCTGGCTTCAGCCCTGCTGTGGGACTTTTCCCTTCTGCGGCTGCAAAGAGGACACAACAAATATTTAA